The nucleotide window GGAGACACTAAGAATAAATAAGTTGAAAAGTACACATGTGTCTTCTCTGACTCCCACCACAAACATGGGGCCATTGGGAAAAGATCGAAAACCCGCATAGCAAACAAAAAGCGCAAAGAgcgcaaaaaaaatcaaacagcaGAAACGATCGAACATAAAAATAGAGGCGaacaaaaaacatatcaaaaacctctcagacaaagaactcacaaatgaccagatAAATTTACTGACAAAAGGGCTCAAATTCATCCCTACATCCGTGACAAAAGAAATATACGTTAGACAGTAGCTCTTGAGTAACTTCGATCAGTTCGCAAGAAATATGCGTCTTAAATACATTTTTCACGGTCAAAACAACCTCATCCTTTCCACGTAAAATCGACGTGGACACCACCAATACAACAATCAGTTGCCCTTAAAAGCTACCTAGAAGAGGTTAGTAGCCAACTTGCAGATTTAAAATTCACAAAGCCAAAAAACAATTTGCCACCAGCCGAGCGCAAGGCTCTCAAATAAACTGTCAGTGGACTGTTTGTTTCATACATGATTTGCAGAACTATGTAATCAAATTGTTTTACTGAGTTACTAAGTTAGAATTAGGAATAAAATTAGTTTCATGCGTGAGATGATTCAATAACATAATTTCTTGATCAGATCAAGTTGGTATTTGCTTACCAATGTCATCGAAACACGAAAGGTTCTTGCGTTAAATTCCAGATCACTTTTTTGTCACTTCTCTTACATGTTCATTTAGATCATCCGTATAATTCCAAACACCTGCCGCAAATGAGATATCACACTGTCATCACTGCTGAATTTCACAAGCTGATTACTTGTTATGTAAACTATGCTAAAACAAACTCAAACCGCGCGGATGTTGTTGAAAAGAAACTAGGTCCAATGTCGTTGGGAAGTTGTTATTCGCTGTATACTTAGAAAATACACTAGTTTGGAGACATGCGAACATATTGACGCTTTTTGACAAGGTTAAAGAAATTTGCATACTTCTCTTTAAAAAAATCTTCACAGTGTTTCTAAGTCTAAAAAATGGCACAATTCGCATGGGCGGCGGCCATGTTGTGTGCAATTGTTCGCCATGAGGTCGGGTACACAGATCATGTAAACAGGGCCTTTCCCTTTCAAGACACAGAAAAAAATGGCGCACAAAAATTTCTGATTGGCACATACTTTTTGGCACATACATTTTGGTCTTTGATTTCTtactgaaaaattattttcaaagcgATCAGTCGCTGTATCCATTTAAGAAGCTGACGCGACTTTTATCCAGTCACCTTGTTCATCTCGATGATATGACTCCGGCTAGCTGTATTTGCTGAGCTGCACCAAGCTCTTGTGGCTTTTCTGAACTCTTTCATTCTTAAGGTATAAACTAACGGATTTACAAAGGAGTTGGCGTAGAAGAAGACGTTGAATAATACCTCCCGGATATTGAACTTGGCCTCGGCAGAAAAACCTCTCAATCCTGTGCTTATTTCAAGGACAGCATAAAAAAACATGGGAAGAATAGCAAGTGTGCTGAGAACAATGACAACCAATAACGTGACTGTAAGTTTCCTGTCGGATGACACTGAACCAGATGAGTATGGAGgagcttttctttttacattaaGAGCAATTATCACATAAGAGACAATGACGGTGAAAAGCACAGCTATTATGAGCGACACCCAAACGTATTTGATGCCTTGTGGTGTAATCAGGAATAACGCCGCGGCGGCAGATGCTGGGATGACAGCTAAGAACCAAATGCAGAAAACGGCCTTGAAGTAAACCCGGTCCAACATTGAACTGTGTCGAAACGGAAATAGGGTCGCATGAAGCCGTTCCAACGATAGCATTGCAAGGTTAAGCAGAGAACAACTTGGAAACACGTTAtccaaaaacatgacaataaatTTTCCCCAGCCGAATCCACAACCACGTTCAAATGTCAGGGTGTGGTAAATATGCATCGGTCCGGCCAATGCTCCCACAAAAAAGTCAGCAATGGTCAGGTTTATGATAAGGTATGTCGTACGTTTGCGCAAGTGACGATTTCTTGCGAAAGTAAGAATAGTAAAACCGTTTATGATAGATATAACAGCCAGTTCAACGACAAAGACTGTGAGCCAATTGGACCTGAACAGTTGGGAAGAAGACCTGGATCCTGTTTCATTTGGCATTGTCGAGTTTCAACGCCTCTTCAAGGTGCTTAAGTGATGGTTCCTCTTGTCTGTCCTAtcataagtaagaaaaaaaaagaatttgaaatttttagcaAATTCATTGTCTTAAAACCGTTTTTAAAAGATTGGGCTGCGTGCAGAGCGGACTAAGGTCGCTCTAAGATGACAAGAGGAATTGAGGTTTAAAAAGTTCGGACCCAGGGAATTTGGCGGCGTTGTTGCGCTCCACGTATGTAGAAACCTTGTGTAATTTACTTTTGCGATGATAGGGTaagattagggttagggtacgACCTAAAAGAGGTCGTGGTAACGGCACGCAACTTATGTGGAGACCTTATAGGCGCTGCttataaataaatgttttactTTAGCTGGAAACTAAGTGAAACTCGACAAGGGGACGTTTGAGAAAGATgcacaaataaaaagaaaacatgacatgTTTTTATGACCAATGAGTTCCACTTATAGTGGCTGTCTGATTATTTCGCGATCTTCTTCTTTTTCGGACACAAACGTTCTCGTTATGTGTCACATACTAACTGTATCAAAAAACTTTAAGTTACTGCTTCAATCCTCACGAAAAATCCACATTCCCTCTAACAACGCACCGACTTTGATGAGTCAATGTACGAAAATTTAACTAAAACAACGCCAAGTTAGTGACCGAGAGCAAGCTCAGTGTTATATAGGATCTTTCGAGACCAACCTGTAATTAAGCAAGCgttcaattttcaaatttcaaaataacaatatcatATGGCCGAGTAAAATGGTGTTATTTCCTGCGGTTTTCATGGCGTACCTAGTAGATTAATGACAACCAGATAGCTCAAGCAGTTTGAAATGGTCTAAGATCCAGTGAACGCAGGACTGGTGCATGAAAACATAGTCGAGAGTTTTCAAAGCTTTCCAGTAAAAAAATAcgttaaaataaaatgttaagTCAACCTTTTACCTGAAAAATGTGAAAACTTATCATTCACTTCACGTAAAAAATTGCTTTAAGATCTGAATTCCAACAGCGTGCACCGCAAAAAAGTCATTAACTCACAGGGTTTATAAAAATTCATCGATTCTAGTtataaatgaccaaaaattcaaataatgatTCTACTGAATGCAAATTCTAGCAGCTGCAAAGCGCTTCGCTGACAAATACTATTACCAGCTTGACAGCTTAAGAGCTCCTGCCTGATAGCATTGAGAATCTCGCGACAGCGACTATTTTTgcacattgttcataatttgcctcaagataccctttggtgaactattttcaaaaatcatgattttaagttccagcgcttttttatttcgaaaaaaataatcgaaactttgaaaatgcaatcaaagtGCGTTTTGCGCGCAATGGAATGTCCAAATAACACGGAAAGACAAAGAGTTCGTAGAGtcttgaaatttaagcaattactgttaacttttactgaGGTATAGAATAGCTATTCCTCTTTACGTCTAAcgtaataaacatgtcaaatgctcCAATATTCTGAATTTTCAAGCCATCCTCAAAACGGATGCGACGACCGCTAAATGAGGGGCAaaatattggctaattttggatgggtaaaacccttcctggtacattgtttttttgaaatttaactctATGGCCTAAAGGTTTTGTTCTTTAGCTGTTATCCTGCCAAATCTCAAGCTCGAACTAAACTCGCTTCCGTCTCTGCGAAACGAACTTGTTTGTCATATACAACTCACATATGACCAGATAATTTGAACACGAAATGGACGTTGAATTTCGCGGTCGAGGAAGAAACATGCAAGCTCTTTTAATTTCTTGCTTgaccttacaataaatttatccaaaaagttagataaattatttagaaaccattgaaagtcctgtgagttaaaaaaattgaaacgatgataaaatttgaaaaccagttttcaccAGATAATCTGTCAATTTCACATGGAACTGAAGAGTACACAAACACTAGTCGCTAACGTCCCTGCACTGagctgcaacgaaaacaacaacattatatccttattagcgtataatttatgattttaattttcaggAGCTCAATTCGTTAACTTCGCTTATGACTCCTGTATTTTTATGTCCAATATCAGCCATTAGTAATTCCGCCCCCCTGTCGCTAGCtcttaatgtttgaaaacaactcgGCTCATCGTGAGGAGCTTATATTCAGATCCAAAGTAAACGTAATACATACCAAGAGCTCGAGCCTACCCCAATGACACCGCATGTAGCCtctaaagttacatttttctcgaatcAAGTATGTACCTTTACAATTAAGGATGGTAGCGGTTTGCTTCTGAAACGCAAGAACCCTTAGAGAAGTAACGTAACACTCCTTTGAGTCACGCAAGGAGAGTCGGGGTACTATATCTGTTGTCAATGTAAAATGTCAAGCTAGTAAACAAGTGAGCTTAAGTGAACAGTATTCTCAAGTACCGTAAAATCGGATGCAGCCCCGCATGTTTCCAAGTGCCGCGGTTATCCTAGTATTTTACTAACGAAATACAAATTGTAGCCAAAAATTTGCGGCGCATTTTTTCCGCTTTGTTTTGGGCGGGAAGCAGGGGGTATTCGGCGTTGTAAAGGTCTGTTCACAAAGAGAAAGGGTAACCCTAATTTCAGAGTTATCGTAGCAATAGGTCTTCTCTTGCATTCGAAAGTTTCTTATTTTGCATCGGTTTGCTTATGTGGCAGCCAGAATACTCTAAGGTTACATTCCCTAGCTGAGGGTGAACGTTACCCCTACCCCTGGGTTGTATTTTGTCCTTGTAAGCATTCGGATAGGTACAACTCACCTACCTGAACAACTAAATTTCAGTTCCATGAAACAAAATATGTTCAAAAACCTGACGATCAACAATTTATCAACAAAATTGTTTATACCATATTTTGCTTGGCGGTAAAGTTTTCGATATGTTTCTTAATACTGTCGCTAAAATATCGTTCAGCAGAATTGGTTATGGTTTTGTCTTCAAACGCGttccaaaatcaagaaaaattgtgAGTGGATGACAGTGAGCTTTAAATCGaaatttgattttctttgttaactCAGGCTATGTTAAATAGGATAACTCTACTAATATGGTACACTCTCTTTTTCCGAACAGGTCTCAGTATAGTCCTTTTGGATTGTAGGGTTTGTTCAAAACAGTTCCCTGTTATGTCCTTTAAGAGCTTTTTCGAAGTAGTCCGCCAAACAACGAcgccaaattttcatatttgaagttgTGACGACAAGGCCCCCAAAACGAAGCGGAAAAAAATACGCCGCAAATTTTTGGCTACAATTTGTATTTCGTTTGTAGAATACTAGGATAACCGCGGCAATTGGAAACATGCGGGGCTGCATCCGATTTTACGGTACTTGAGAATACTGTTCACTTAAGCTCACTTGTTTACTAGCTTGACATTTTACATTGACAACAGATATAGTACCCCGACTCTCCTTGCGTGACTCAAAGGAGTGTTACGTTACTTCTCTAAGGGTTCTCGAGTTTCGGAAGCAAACCGCTACCATCCTTAATTGTAAAGGTACATACTTgattcgagaaaaatgtaactttagaGGCTACATGCGGTGTCATTGGGGTAGGCTCGAGCTCTTGGTATGTATCACGTTTACTTTGGGTCTGAATATAAGCTCCTCACGATGAGCcgagttgttttcaaacattaagaGCTAGCGACAGGGGGGCGGAATTACTAATGGCTGATATTGAACATAAAAATACAGGAGTCACAAGCGAAGTTAACGAATTGAGCTcctgaaaattaaaatcataaattatacgctaataaggatataatgttgttgttttcgttgcaacTCAGTGCAGGGACGTTTGCGACTAGTGTTTGTGTACTCTTCAGTTCCATGTGAAATTGACAGATTATCTggtgaaaactggttttcaaattttatcatcgtttcaatttttttaactcacaggactttcaatggtttctaaataatttatctaactttttggataaatttattgtaaggtcAAGCAAGAAATTAAAAGAGCTTACATGTTTCTTCCTCGACCGCGAAATTCAACGTCCATTTCGTGTTCAAATTATCTGGTCATATGTGAGTTGTATATGACAAACAAGTTCGTTTCGCAGAGACGGAAGCGAGTTTAGTTCGAGCTTGAGATTTGGCAGGATAACAGCTAAAGAACAAAACCTTTAGGCCATagagttaaatttcaaaaaaacaatgtaccaggaagggttttacccatccaaaattagccaatatttTGCCCCTCATTTAGCGGTCGTCGCATCTGTTTTGAGGATGGCTTGAAAATTCAGAATATTGgagcatttgacatgtttattacgTTAGACGTAAAGAGGAATAGCTATTCTATACCtcagtaaaagttaacagtaattgcttaaatttcaagactctacgaactctttgtctttccgtgttatttgggcattccattgcgcggaaaacgcactttgattgcattttcaaagtttcgattatttttttcgaaataaaaaagcgttggaacttaaaatcatgatttttgaaaatagttcaccaaagggtatcttgaggcaaattatgaacaatgt belongs to Acropora muricata isolate sample 2 chromosome 9, ASM3666990v1, whole genome shotgun sequence and includes:
- the LOC136929379 gene encoding neuromedin-U receptor 1-like, which gives rise to MPNETGSRSSSQLFRSNWLTVFVVELAVISIINGFTILTFARNRHLRKRTTYLIINLTIADFFVGALAGPMHIYHTLTFERGCGFGWGKFIVMFLDNVFPSCSLLNLAMLSLERLHATLFPFRHSSMLDRVYFKAVFCIWFLAVIPASAAAALFLITPQGIKYVWVSLIIAVLFTVIVSYVIIALNVKRKAPPYSSGSVSSDRKLTVTLLVVIVLSTLAILPMFFYAVLEISTGLRGFSAEAKFNIREVLFNVFFYANSFVNPLVYTLRMKEFRKATRAWCSSANTASRSHIIEMNKVTG